A window of Candidatus Woesearchaeota archaeon genomic DNA:
TGCTGTCTTTGCCTGAGGTTGTAATTGCAATTTCGCCCCCGGACTGGTATGCCCCATACATGTTGCCGTCAGTTCGCAGTTGTTCACTTGTGCGGTTGCTTTTGCTTATGAATGTCAGGGAGCCTTTGGAAAGCCCTGTGCCCAAAAAGTTAAAGGCAGAATTGCTGAGCCGATGATAGTCATTGGCGTCTATCCTAATGTTCTCAAAAGGCCCTGTATATTTGTTTATTAGCATACTCAAATATAATCCGGCTCCTTCCTGGTTGCCTGTTCGGTCCGGCAAAAGATTCAGGAATTCTGGAATAAATGCCGATATTGGAAGCCCATGGGCCAGCTCGGGGACTTCTTCCGGTGATGGTGTGCTGATGCTGCTTATTGAACTTGGAATATCATCACCGCTCGGCCCATAATGGAAAGGTCGTGTTCTCAGCTCATATTCACTTTCCACAAAAAATCCACCCGCAAACTTGCCCGTGTATTGGCTCATGATGCTTTCCAGGTCTGCAGCATAATTCAGAACATCTGCATCATCAGGAGCCATGGCATCCCGGGCATGGCCTTGCCTTGTGCCTTTTGCCTTTCCAAACAGTCTCTCGAATGAGGAAAACAGGTCCTTAAAATCCCTGACAGGTTCCCGTATATATGCCCTCCACCTCTGAAGCTCAGGGATATCGGAAAATCCCCACTTCTCTGCTGTCAGGAATGATTCAGCAGCAGCTTTGTATTTTCCTTTATTGTAAAATCCCTTTCCCGCCTGGTGGTGATGCTGCATTTCCATTTGATGATGGCGCACGTACAGGCTGTCCAAAAGGCCTTTCATCTCATACAATTCAGTTTCCAATAAGCCATCGCCATGAAAATATGCCCTCAGGTATTTCACAGGGTCAATCCTTTTCTCGGAATCTGCCTGGGCTTTCAGGTGGCCTTGCCATGCGCCGAGGAGCTGTTTTTTGGCCTCCTCAATTGAGCCAATCACCTTTCCATCCTTGCTCAGTATTTTCGCATTGTTCAATTCTTCGAGTATTTTTTTGAAGTCAGGAAGGAGATGCTTGTTGTCCTGGTACCACTTTTGGCCATATGGATGTGAATGGGTGTGCCATGTTTCAGGAGTTATCTGGTCAAGTGGAACAGCAGGGGGCATGCGCACAATATCGGTTTTACGGATTGACTCCAGCGCATTTATGCTGGTATATTTTATGTACCGCAGGGCAATCTCTGTGGATTCATCCTCATATCCTCCTGCGGCAGGAGGATTCAGCCTTTTGGCTGCATCAATCCTCATCCTGATGGCCACTAAATTTGAATAGTCATTTGCATAGGCCAAGCCATGGGCTTCATGGATGTGCTGTTCTGCCCTTTCCGGGTCAATAAGAATTTGTGTTCCAGTGTCCAGCCTGCTTAATTCGCCCTCAAGTGAGCGGGCAGGCGCCTGGCTGTCCAGTTTTCTGAATAAACCCGTGATATCATCTTTCATTTTTCTGCTCTATTTTTTCCAATCCTTTTGAGCGTCTCGACCTGCCTCATTTTGAAGGCAGCATAAACAGCATGGTAGGCCAGCGACCCAAATGTCGGGTCCAGGTTGCTGATGAAATCCTTCATCTCCCCAAATTCCTGGTCATTCAAAGGCACTTTTTCTTCCCTTAATTTTTCAATCAGGGTTTGCGTAGCCCTGCTGTCCTCTTCCAATTCCCTTTCCATTTTTTCCTTCAGCATCAGCGTGAGGTAGAATCTCCCGTTTATCATGTGGTCTATCTTGTAGCCAGGCAGCTCTGCCACAGTGTTTTCAATTTTCAGGCTGTCCTTGCCGCCAATCTGTGCCAGGTAATCAACAACAAAATCCTGCGCCTTGGCATGCCTTTTTTCCGGGTCCTGGATGAAATAATAGTTGCCCATGAGCTGTTTTACATAATTGTCAAGAGAGGATATTTTGCTTCTCGTATGCTCGACATCGATTTCCGCCTCTCCGGCTTTTTCCATCAGTTCCATCCTTGTGCGGTACTTCACAAACTTGTCGAGGCCATCCTGGTTGAGGCCTTCCACCCCTGACTTTGACAGGTAAAGAATTATCCTGCGGTGCAGGTCAATCAGGTCATTGAATGATCCCCATTGAAACTTCCATGCATCCAGCTGGGCAATCAGGGAGTCGCCCAGGTCGCCCCTCTCCACTTTCAGGGCATGGTAAGAATTCTGCGGAATGTTGGCAATCATCCTGTCCTTTTCAGCCTGTATTATCACGGCCAGGCCCTGCCCGACTTTTGCCGGCAGTTCACTCCTCTGTTGCAATTGTGCATCGTCTGTCATTTTAAGTCACTCATTTCAAAGGCACCTGCGGCCCCTTGTGGATTTCGCCATCATACATTTTGCATACTCTTTCCCTGCCTCCTGGGAAATTCTTGAAAATTTGCTCATAAATATTGCCGCTGTCCTTCAGCGGGCAGTTGGCCTGTTCCAATAAATTCTGGTTGAGTATCTTCATCCTAAGCACGCTCCTGTCCTGCGCTGATCTTGCCAATGCGCAATACTTAGATGTGACTCCGTCTGCTGTCACATATGAGACAACCACATGGTCAGGCCCCTCGCCAAGGACGCAATGCTCAGTTGTGGTTGTTATGGCCGGAAGCATCTTCTGCGACTGCTCCTTTAGATACCCTGCAGCCTCTTTTTGCGCATTTGCAGCATCCCTGCTCGCATTAGCTGTTTCCCTTGCTGCAGAAAGCATCTGGGAATCAGTGTTCATCCTTCCCTTTACATATCCCTTCATGACACCTGTTCTTTCATCTTCAATCCTGGTGCGCTGCTCAAGCTCTTCGCTCCTAATCCTATTATCATTATGGACTGCAATCCTGGCAACTTCTTCCATGGAAAGATTATGTTCCCTCACAGCCCGTAAATAGGCAGCCTTATAGTCAATATCAATTTGCCTCCAGGCTTTTTCTGTTTCTCTGGCAAATGCCAGGTTCTCGCCATGCATCTCCTTCGCAGCCTCGATTTCCATGGTCTTGAGCCTTGTATACAGGCTGTCCATCCTGTCAAGCCTTTGCCTTTCCAGCCTCTCTTCCCTTGCTTCAGTATGTCTCTGGTTCATTGTTTCAACTGTTCCTGCCAGAAAAGCCATCTTGAAATATGGGCTGCCAATCCGGTCCCATTGAAAATTCCCAGCCCGTTCGAGTTGCCCGCGTTCCTCAGGGCTTAATGTAATCCAGAATTCATCCAGCAGCTTGTCCAAATATAGTTCCTGCATCAATTTTATCCCCAATTGTCGCGTCTCCCATCAAAAGCAGTGTTAAACAAACACCCTATATAAAGATTTGCATCTTTACTACTTTGTGATGGTGTAAATTCTTGCACGGCAATAGCTAAAAATGACAGGGCATTTTGCATTCCAATGTGCGGCCGTATGACTCATCCAAAATGGCCATGCCTTCAACAAGGCTGATATTGCTGAAGGTTGTCACAAGAGGGAGAAGGATTACGAGGATATTGAGTCAATTGCCCTGGTTGAGAAGGAGCTGGACTGGAGGAAGATTGTACAAAAGGCAATTATTATGCGCCCGAAGATTCCGTGGATACTGATTGATTTGGAGGAAAAGATACGAATGCTTCGCAAAAAAGTCTTTATCAAGAAAGAAATCTTAGACATGATTTATGACGAAGAGGAGAAGGGGAGGAAGACGACGCAAAAATTCCGGAAAAAGAGGGCAAAGCTTTATATATAACCAACTATAAGGTATATATAGGTGATATATAATGGCTCAGGCAACAACAATACAAATCGACAAGACAATCTTGAAATCATTGCAGGAGGCTAAGGATTACCCTAGGCAGACATATGCGGAGCTTATAAAAAAAATGCTCAGTCTATACAGGAATTCGAAGAAAAACAACCAGTATGATGCTTTTCTGCACAAGATACAGCAGTCCAAAATGAAGGAGCTGTGGGATAATAAGGAAGATGAGGCATGGGAAAATGCTTAAGGCAGGGGATGTTGTTTTAGCCAATGTGCAGTTCGCTGACACATTTGAGATAAAGAAAAGGCCGGCTTTGGTGCTGTTTGAAGAATTTGGGAATGTTGTTGCAGCGGGAATAACCAGCAATCTTGAGATGAAAGGTATTGCATTGACCAGAAAGGAGGGCGCTGTTAAGGACAGCGTGATTAAGCTAAATTACATATTCACTATTTCTAAAATAATGATTGAAAAAAACCTTTTTTCATTGTCAAAAGAAAAGAAGAAAAAGGTGTTTGACGCATTTGTAGATAAGTTAAATGGGCTGAATGAGTGAATTATAGCCTGCCATTTCTAAAGAGCCAGTAAATTGTAAATGTGGATAATATGATGATTAAGACATGAAACAAAAAAATAAGCCAGAAGGATGTGTCTTTTATGTTTTTGGCTAAGCCAGTCCATTTGAAGTAAAATTCAATCTTCCCCGTTTTGAACCCCCTGGCAATGCCGTACAGCGAAATCAAAACTAAAACAAAGAGAACGACCGAGGTCCAAAGGGCGAAGAGCATGGCAATCATTAGCAATGATGGTAATAAAAATGTTTGGGAGAATGGATAAAGCGAAGGCACATTATTTTACAGCATCAACAGAATCGGTATTATCGAACTGCTGCCTTTCTCCTTTATTATCTCCTTGATTTTGTCATATCTTTCCATATTAAGATAATATTTCCAGCCATGCTCCTTCTTTTTTTTGCCGCAGATACGCTGCTTAACCAATGCTTCTAGCACTTCCTTTGCTATTGCAGCATTTGGAAGTCCGGCAATAACATTACCCTCATACATTGAGCCTTTGCCATAGCAGGTTGCCGTGTGAAGCCTCCTCACAATGAACCTGCTGTATTTTATGTAATCACTCTTGTAAACTTTCATGACTTTATCGAGATAGGCAAGCTTATATAGCTTTTCTTTTTAGGTATATACCTATATCCCTTGTGGTATAAATACAAATCTTTATATACCACCACCACTACCACCAGTTTATGAAAGAAAAAAGCGCATTTTTGGAAAGAGAAGGATATTCACCCAAAAATAAAGTCCTTGATTTTTTGATTATAGCGCAGGATTTTGACTATTCACTTAAAGATATTGCGAAATATTCAAAAATAAGTTATCCATGCATTAAACAATTAAAGAAAGAATTAGTTAATGATAAATGGATATTCCTGACAAGGAAGGTTGGAAAAGCCCAGATGTACAAATTAAACATAAAACTCAGTAAGGTGCAAAAATTCATTGATTTTTATTGGGCTGTTGTTAATGAGGAAGTTGAAAATAAATTAGGAATCAAGAATAAAGAAACAAATGCTAGCGAAACCTATAGGTCTGCTGCCCCGATATCTATTTCTGCAAGACAGTGTTAGCTTCACATCCCTCGCATCCTTCGCTAGCCTGCCTCATTCAGGACACTATTTAGTTATTCTCATTTTGCGGTCTTGAACATGGATATAGGATTAAAACAGGAGGTTCATTTGAGCCCATTACTTTCTGCATATATTTTAGCATCCCAAAGAAGCAGTGGCTATGATTATATTTAAGCCGAACGGCCATTTTTGGCCATCCGGCGTTTAAGCTGAAAAAGGACGCCGCGGCCCGACATTCAAAATCAGTTTAAACAAATGCTATTTCTTTTTAATTATTATTTTAGAAAAGCATCCTATTATTTAATTTTTTCTATTTTTTCTCCGAGTTAAGCGTAAATATTTTCATGGCTTTAAGCTTATTGTGGTAAAAAATTATTTGATAAAATTTTTGGTAGATGAAATTCAGTTTGAGAGAATAAAATTAAATGCATCCGCAAAAGGTCATAAAACAATTTCGTCTTATCTGCGGGATGTAACGATGAATAAGGATCGGAAAATAGAAACAATGATAGTTGAAATTCATAACGAGGTTGTCAAAAATGGAAGAGCAAGAGCTTGAAATCCCTGAATGGGTAAAATTAGTAAATCAATTATTAGAAATAGCAAAAGCTAATGTCTAACTTGGAGAATTAGCATTAAATTATATTTTTTAGCCATCTGTCTATTTCCATGCTGGAAATTTCATTGGGAAAATAATCTTCTATGCTTTTGCATAACCTCATTCTCAGCTTGTAAGTTTTAGCATGCTCTGCATAGGCAAACCAGCCTTGAAAACTCTCGTAAATTTTGTCGTAATGCCCCCCCCCTTGCGAATATAATACATGAAATTTTTCCAGCG
This region includes:
- a CDS encoding type II toxin-antitoxin system PemK/MazF family toxin, producing the protein MRHGKMLKAGDVVLANVQFADTFEIKKRPALVLFEEFGNVVAAGITSNLEMKGIALTRKEGAVKDSVIKLNYIFTISKIMIEKNLFSLSKEKKKKVFDAFVDKLNGLNE